The Paracholeplasma brassicae genome contains a region encoding:
- a CDS encoding carboxypeptidase M32 has protein sequence MNYLDIYQTYRKKIKAYDYALWLISWDQETEAPERSNDYASNQLEVLASAQYDLEMAEERLEAINHLYDQINDLNDEIKIEIKKVKKSIDRLLKIPKESYIDYQVLLSKSSKVWAEAKHNNDFESFLPTLEKIVEFNRLVVKLYETDTLKGYDVLLDMYEDEMGIKEYDQFFDTLKENLVPFVLEKTKKKPKFNRALTRNKFSIEGQRAFSKYLLDVFSYDLKKGVLKESVHPFTSGVSSTDTRITTAYHEDNLISSIFSTIHEMGHAIYEQQVNESYDETLLNGGTSMGIHESQSRLYENMIGRSYEFWAQHYPKLQEIFKKELKKVTLDEFYAYVNGVSRGLIRIEADELTYSLHVMIRYEIEKQLFNGKLKVKDLPKTWNKLYRKYLGVTPKTDTEGVLQDIHWAGGSFGYFPTYALGTAYAAQIYHAMNQDIDIAKAISSNQIHLINEWSKEKIHQFGGLKTPKEIMLIATKEPFDPHYYVNYLIEKYKVILKD, from the coding sequence ATGAATTATTTAGATATATATCAAACATACAGAAAAAAGATTAAAGCGTACGACTATGCGTTGTGGCTGATTTCTTGGGATCAAGAAACCGAAGCACCAGAACGTTCTAATGATTATGCAAGTAATCAATTAGAAGTGCTTGCATCTGCACAATACGATTTAGAGATGGCAGAAGAGCGATTAGAAGCCATCAACCATCTGTACGATCAAATAAATGATTTAAATGACGAGATTAAAATCGAAATTAAAAAAGTTAAAAAATCGATTGATCGTCTGTTGAAGATTCCAAAAGAAAGCTACATTGATTATCAAGTCTTACTCTCGAAATCGAGTAAGGTTTGGGCTGAGGCAAAACATAACAATGATTTTGAATCCTTTTTACCGACCTTGGAAAAAATCGTTGAATTTAACCGTTTAGTCGTCAAATTATACGAAACAGACACGTTAAAGGGATACGATGTCTTACTTGATATGTACGAAGATGAAATGGGTATTAAAGAGTACGATCAATTTTTTGATACATTAAAAGAGAACTTAGTTCCATTTGTATTAGAAAAAACAAAGAAAAAACCAAAGTTTAATCGAGCATTAACAAGAAATAAATTTTCAATCGAAGGTCAACGTGCATTTTCTAAGTACCTACTCGATGTGTTTAGTTATGATTTGAAAAAAGGTGTGTTAAAAGAATCGGTCCACCCATTTACGAGTGGGGTTAGTAGTACCGATACTAGAATCACAACCGCTTACCATGAAGACAACTTGATTTCATCTATTTTTTCTACCATTCATGAAATGGGGCACGCAATCTATGAACAACAAGTCAACGAATCTTATGATGAAACACTTCTAAATGGTGGGACATCTATGGGCATTCATGAGTCACAATCGAGACTTTATGAAAACATGATCGGTAGAAGCTATGAGTTTTGGGCTCAGCACTACCCTAAACTACAGGAGATATTTAAAAAAGAACTTAAAAAGGTCACATTAGATGAGTTCTATGCTTACGTTAACGGTGTTTCAAGAGGATTAATTCGAATCGAAGCGGATGAACTAACGTATTCTTTACACGTGATGATTCGGTACGAAATTGAAAAACAATTGTTTAATGGAAAATTAAAGGTTAAAGACCTTCCAAAAACTTGGAATAAACTTTATCGAAAATACCTTGGTGTAACGCCTAAAACAGACACAGAAGGTGTCCTTCAGGACATTCACTGGGCAGGCGGGTCATTTGGTTATTTTCCTACCTACGCACTAGGCACGGCTTACGCAGCACAAATCTATCATGCGATGAATCAAGACATCGACATAGCAAAAGCGATTTCTAGCAATCAAATCCATTTAATTAACGAATGGTCGAAAGAAAAGATTCACCAATTTGGTGGTCTTAAAACACCAAAAGAGATCATGCTGATCGCAACTAAAGAGCCGTTTGATCCACATTATTACGTCAATTATTTAATTGAAAAATACAAAGTCATACTAAAGGACTAA
- a CDS encoding magnesium transporter, whose translation MIKSLKELKRTNYLTLSKDIDVKDAMRIVINNVTNETMIDDLYVVDNKNKLIGVVSLKALIIARSPARIESLMKSKYPQLFEESSVVEAIDMVQKYDTNALPIVSKSNTLKGIITAEDALDLLKEESLEDYRKMASLNEYDVNASALMRSKKRLPWLVILLGLSLITASVLSFFEATIEQIVLLILFQPMILDAAGNISTQSLAKTILLLNHEPDANINKHIKNELVIGLINSLFSSMIGFAIAYFFLVVFAKNEPRNIEISLVIGLTLFIALLIGAATGAFVPIILKKLKIDPSVASGPFMTTLNDVFSLIVYFTLATVFLI comes from the coding sequence ATGATCAAATCACTTAAAGAACTCAAAAGAACGAACTATTTAACACTATCAAAGGACATTGATGTGAAAGATGCGATGAGGATTGTCATAAATAATGTCACAAATGAGACTATGATTGATGATTTATACGTTGTTGATAATAAGAACAAGTTAATTGGTGTTGTATCACTTAAGGCACTGATTATCGCAAGAAGTCCTGCAAGAATCGAGTCCTTGATGAAATCAAAATACCCTCAATTATTTGAAGAATCAAGTGTGGTAGAGGCGATCGATATGGTTCAAAAGTACGACACGAACGCCCTACCGATTGTATCAAAATCCAACACGTTAAAAGGGATCATAACCGCCGAGGATGCGCTTGATTTACTGAAGGAAGAATCACTAGAAGATTATCGAAAAATGGCTTCACTTAATGAATACGATGTTAATGCATCCGCACTGATGCGTTCAAAAAAGCGATTACCATGGTTAGTGATACTTTTGGGCTTATCTTTAATTACGGCTTCGGTGCTTTCGTTTTTTGAGGCAACGATTGAGCAAATTGTCTTACTCATCTTGTTTCAACCAATGATTCTAGACGCCGCCGGTAATATTTCTACCCAATCGTTGGCAAAAACAATTTTACTGTTAAATCACGAGCCAGATGCAAATATAAATAAGCACATAAAAAACGAGCTCGTAATTGGATTAATTAACTCATTATTCTCTTCGATGATTGGTTTTGCAATCGCATACTTCTTTTTGGTTGTCTTTGCGAAAAATGAACCTAGAAACATCGAGATTAGTTTGGTGATCGGGCTAACGCTATTTATAGCCTTGTTAATTGGCGCGGCTACAGGTGCATTTGTCCCTATAATACTTAAAAAACTTAAGATTGACCCTTCGGTCGCATCGGGGCCATTTATGACGACGCTAAATGACGTCTTTTCACTGATTGTGTATTTTACACTTGCGACCGTGTTTTTGATTTAG
- the mgtE gene encoding magnesium transporter — protein sequence MKEAFFNRSIEEQKDYLVGLHASDLVELYESLETVEKEALFQLLTDEQKADLLAYLEPLDAANVIEELNLQETKDIFYHMEPDDITDILNELEENQQEELLELLDDETKEDIEQLIDYLDDQAGSIMTPDLISVTAEMDVKDAMKKLVLLAPEVESINQLFVVDKHDTFLGVLPLKKLIKAKSPMKVEALYETSLFVYDTDDLEEVTDLIQEEGIYEMPVLNDQNVLLGMITFDDAIDAYEEEIIEDFQKLTMLSEDSQTKPLMSAITRLPWLALLMVLSLPIARLSLSFEATISAYTIIIILQPLILSMVGNAGTQTLTVSLIMLSDKEEKHVIKNNIIEEFLSGLTTGLVLSVIAFVVTNLFIAFNPSLSEDPIIFGLIVSLSVFLSLAFGTFASSIIPVLVNKIGLDPASASGPLITTVIDIATIGIYYGIASFVIGGLLG from the coding sequence ATGAAAGAAGCATTTTTTAATCGTTCGATTGAAGAGCAAAAGGATTACTTAGTTGGTCTACATGCCTCCGATTTAGTTGAATTGTATGAATCATTAGAAACGGTAGAAAAGGAAGCATTGTTTCAACTGTTAACCGATGAACAAAAAGCGGATTTGCTTGCCTATCTAGAACCGCTTGATGCTGCGAATGTGATCGAAGAGTTAAACCTTCAAGAAACAAAAGACATCTTCTATCATATGGAACCAGATGACATCACAGACATATTAAATGAACTAGAAGAGAATCAGCAAGAAGAACTCTTAGAACTTCTTGATGATGAAACCAAAGAAGACATTGAACAGCTAATTGATTATCTAGATGATCAAGCAGGGTCTATCATGACCCCTGATTTAATCAGTGTGACGGCTGAGATGGATGTAAAGGATGCGATGAAAAAATTGGTTTTACTTGCCCCTGAGGTTGAAAGTATTAATCAACTTTTTGTTGTGGATAAACACGACACATTTTTAGGGGTATTACCTTTAAAAAAACTGATAAAAGCAAAAAGCCCAATGAAGGTTGAAGCACTTTATGAAACATCACTTTTTGTCTATGATACCGATGACCTTGAAGAAGTCACTGATTTAATTCAAGAAGAAGGTATCTATGAAATGCCGGTATTAAATGACCAAAACGTCTTACTCGGCATGATTACGTTTGATGACGCGATTGATGCTTATGAAGAAGAAATCATCGAAGACTTTCAAAAGTTAACCATGCTTAGTGAGGATTCACAAACAAAACCTTTGATGAGTGCGATTACTCGCTTACCTTGGCTCGCCTTATTAATGGTATTATCGCTTCCGATTGCAAGACTCAGCTTGAGTTTTGAAGCAACCATCAGTGCGTATACCATTATCATCATTTTACAACCACTGATTTTATCAATGGTTGGTAATGCAGGCACACAAACCTTAACTGTGAGTTTAATCATGCTATCGGACAAAGAAGAAAAACACGTCATCAAAAACAACATCATTGAAGAATTTTTAAGCGGGTTAACGACTGGATTGGTTTTATCGGTTATTGCGTTTGTCGTAACGAATCTATTTATCGCATTTAATCCGTCATTAAGTGAAGATCCGATTATTTTTGGACTGATTGTTTCTTTATCGGTGTTCTTATCCTTAGCCTTTGGTACGTTTGCATCAAGCATTATTCCAGTCCTTGTGAATAAAATAGGACTTGACCCAGCAAGTGCGTCAGGACCACTGATCACAACCGTCATTGATATTGCGACCATCGGCATCTATTACGGCATCGCTTCGTTTGTGATTGGGGGGCTGTTAGGATGA
- a CDS encoding ABC transporter ATP-binding protein, with protein sequence MKDFNETTIFKTDKQIVGRLLKYASPYKKNFIISLVLILVEVGISSLAPVLLGLIIRLIGSPIAYDDKIKYLVLIGVAFLAIIMMVSVVIYLQNWLLQTSGQKIVYNIRQEVFLHIQSLSNNQINSIPVGKLVTRVTNDTNTLSEMYTSVIVSLIRNTLLMITLYVIMLAIGFRVALMMALLFPFVVIATMIFRKVSRLSYRTVRNNVSEINAFLNENISGIKLTQIFNQEEKKMNEFKEKNRNLKKSYYKELLVFAIYRPIMFLFASLASILVLYLMTQEIIKSIAAGQSLIFVVAQISLLAMLYQYAKDVFEPVQQLAEQFNVLQSAMASAEKIFDVLDTTPEISDSEDAIELESFSGQIEFKNVWFKYVEDEWVLKDVSFKVNPNDTVAFVGATGSGKTTIMSLIVRNYEINQGQILIDGIDIKQIKRSSLRKFIGQMPQDVFLFTGSIKSNITLNDDSISQEEVIEAAKYVGADSFIDKLDDSYDHIVRERGNNFSTGQRQLLSFARAIVYKPSLMILDEATANIDSETESLIQTSLEKMMAVNTMLVVAHRLSTIQHADTIIVMQKGEIKEMGNHQALLKRKGLYYSLYQLQYE encoded by the coding sequence ATGAAAGATTTTAATGAAACCACCATATTTAAGACCGATAAACAAATTGTTGGGCGTTTATTAAAATACGCCTCACCTTATAAGAAAAATTTTATCATTTCATTAGTGTTGATTTTAGTTGAAGTCGGTATTTCATCCTTAGCACCCGTGCTATTAGGTTTGATCATTCGTTTGATTGGTTCACCCATTGCATACGATGACAAAATCAAGTACCTTGTGTTAATCGGTGTTGCGTTTTTAGCGATTATCATGATGGTCTCTGTGGTCATTTACCTTCAAAACTGGCTCTTACAAACCAGTGGCCAGAAGATTGTTTATAACATAAGACAAGAGGTATTCTTGCACATTCAAAGTTTATCAAATAACCAAATCAATAGCATTCCAGTTGGTAAACTTGTCACTCGTGTAACCAATGACACCAATACGTTATCAGAAATGTATACCTCGGTGATCGTTTCTTTAATTAGAAACACCCTACTAATGATTACGCTTTACGTTATTATGCTTGCGATTGGCTTTAGGGTTGCCCTTATGATGGCGTTATTATTTCCTTTTGTTGTTATCGCTACAATGATTTTTAGAAAAGTTTCTCGTCTTTCATATCGTACCGTTCGCAATAATGTCTCTGAAATCAATGCGTTTTTAAATGAGAACATTTCAGGTATTAAGCTGACGCAAATCTTTAATCAAGAAGAGAAGAAGATGAATGAATTTAAAGAGAAAAACAGAAACCTTAAGAAGAGTTATTACAAAGAATTGCTTGTATTTGCGATCTACCGTCCAATCATGTTTTTGTTTGCCTCATTGGCATCCATCTTGGTTCTTTATTTGATGACTCAAGAAATCATCAAATCAATCGCAGCTGGTCAAAGTTTAATCTTTGTGGTCGCACAAATTAGTTTGCTTGCTATGTTATATCAATACGCTAAGGACGTCTTTGAACCGGTTCAACAACTCGCAGAGCAGTTTAACGTCTTACAAAGTGCTATGGCATCGGCGGAAAAGATTTTTGATGTTCTAGACACAACCCCTGAGATTAGTGATAGTGAAGATGCGATTGAATTAGAATCGTTCTCGGGGCAAATCGAGTTTAAGAACGTTTGGTTTAAATACGTTGAAGATGAATGGGTATTAAAAGACGTGAGTTTCAAGGTGAATCCTAATGATACTGTGGCATTTGTTGGTGCAACAGGGAGTGGTAAAACAACCATCATGAGTTTAATTGTTAGAAACTATGAAATCAATCAAGGTCAAATTTTGATTGATGGGATTGACATCAAACAGATTAAACGTTCAAGTCTAAGAAAATTCATTGGTCAAATGCCACAAGATGTCTTCTTATTCACAGGCTCTATTAAATCAAATATCACATTAAATGACGATTCAATTTCTCAAGAAGAAGTGATTGAAGCAGCAAAATATGTGGGTGCAGACTCCTTTATTGATAAACTTGATGATAGTTATGATCACATTGTAAGAGAACGTGGGAATAACTTCTCAACAGGACAACGCCAGCTCTTAAGTTTTGCAAGAGCAATTGTTTATAAACCGTCGTTAATGATTTTAGATGAGGCCACGGCGAACATTGACTCAGAGACGGAATCACTCATTCAAACCTCATTAGAAAAAATGATGGCAGTCAATACAATGCTCGTTGTTGCTCACCGATTATCCACCATTCAGCACGCAGACACAATCATTGTGATGCAAAAAGGTGAAATCAAAGAAATGGGTAACCATCAAGCGTTATTAAAACGAAAAGGTCTCTATTATAGTTTATATCAACTACAATACGAGTAA
- a CDS encoding ABC transporter ATP-binding protein: MIFGKHFNKYYLKYGIAFILGIAALIAVDYIQVQIPGIYGNIIDTLREYGAGELTFVETLATKEINQMIFTIIWMILVMVIGRFLWRITVFGASRSIEHDIRNDLFKHAESLGQDYYQKEKVGGIMTYFTNDLEAIRMAFGPGVLMIVDSLFLGTMVIIKMTQLSVTLTLMAVVPMLLMGVVMVFILKKMKMKFKLRQDAFEKINDFTQESFSGFQVIRAFVKEMKEAYFFKDKNDEFYNKHVDFVKTMIVVNVVINVFINLTILVILSFGAYVALNGGLTSGEITEYFTLFTTLIWPVMALSQFANIRSQASASQKRLDEFFNQKPSIVDKDVTPIDRLKGNIRFDNLTFSYPDDLNQMVLENISLTINAGETVGILGRTGSGKSTLVDLLLRLYNVDDQSIFLDDHDLMRLSVKDVRRNIAYVPQDNFLFSDTIEKNIGFSENNMLKEQVIEAAKLSDVFTNIMDFKDGFDTVLGERGVTLSGGQKQRVSIARALAKDAPILILDDSVSAVDTKTEEAILSNLKKVRQGKTTLIIAHRISTIKKMDKIVLLEKGRLLDVGTHDELLSRNSVYQDMVKRQELEHVVEGV, translated from the coding sequence ATGATTTTTGGAAAACATTTTAATAAATACTACCTTAAATATGGGATTGCTTTTATCTTAGGGATTGCTGCACTAATTGCAGTAGACTATATTCAAGTTCAAATTCCGGGTATTTATGGAAATATTATCGACACATTAAGAGAATATGGTGCTGGTGAATTAACGTTTGTTGAAACATTAGCAACCAAAGAAATCAATCAAATGATATTCACAATCATCTGGATGATTCTCGTCATGGTCATCGGAAGATTCTTATGGCGTATTACCGTATTTGGTGCGTCACGCTCAATTGAGCATGACATTAGAAATGATTTATTTAAACACGCAGAAAGTCTTGGACAAGATTATTATCAAAAAGAAAAAGTCGGTGGTATCATGACCTACTTTACCAATGATTTAGAGGCCATTCGTATGGCGTTTGGACCAGGGGTGTTAATGATTGTTGACTCCTTATTTTTAGGTACCATGGTCATTATTAAAATGACTCAACTGTCGGTCACACTAACCTTAATGGCAGTTGTACCAATGTTATTAATGGGTGTCGTGATGGTGTTTATATTAAAGAAAATGAAGATGAAGTTTAAACTTCGTCAAGACGCATTTGAAAAGATCAATGACTTTACACAAGAAAGTTTTTCTGGTTTTCAAGTGATTCGTGCGTTTGTTAAGGAAATGAAAGAAGCGTATTTCTTTAAAGATAAGAACGATGAATTTTACAACAAGCACGTTGATTTTGTCAAAACAATGATTGTTGTCAATGTCGTCATTAATGTGTTCATTAATTTAACGATTTTAGTTATTCTTAGCTTTGGGGCATATGTGGCGTTAAACGGTGGGTTAACCAGTGGTGAAATCACAGAATACTTTACACTGTTTACCACACTGATTTGGCCTGTCATGGCGTTATCTCAGTTCGCAAATATTCGTTCACAAGCTTCGGCGTCACAAAAACGTTTAGATGAATTTTTCAACCAAAAACCGTCAATTGTGGATAAAGATGTCACACCGATTGATCGCTTAAAAGGAAACATTCGCTTTGATAACTTAACCTTCTCCTACCCAGATGACTTGAATCAAATGGTATTAGAAAATATATCGCTAACGATTAATGCAGGAGAAACGGTTGGTATTTTAGGCCGTACAGGTAGTGGGAAATCGACACTAGTCGACTTGCTGTTAAGGCTATATAACGTTGACGATCAAAGCATCTTTCTAGATGACCATGACTTAATGCGACTTTCGGTTAAGGACGTAAGAAGAAACATCGCTTATGTACCACAAGATAACTTTCTATTTTCTGATACAATTGAAAAAAACATCGGATTTAGCGAAAATAATATGTTAAAAGAACAAGTAATCGAAGCCGCTAAGTTATCTGATGTCTTTACGAACATCATGGATTTTAAAGATGGGTTTGATACAGTACTAGGTGAGCGTGGTGTTACATTGTCCGGTGGTCAAAAACAACGTGTTTCAATTGCAAGAGCACTTGCCAAAGACGCACCAATTCTAATTCTAGATGATAGTGTCTCAGCGGTAGATACTAAAACCGAAGAAGCGATTTTATCTAATTTAAAGAAAGTACGTCAAGGAAAAACGACTTTAATCATTGCACACAGAATCTCAACCATTAAAAAGATGGATAAGATTGTGTTACTAGAAAAAGGTCGATTACTGGATGTCGGGACTCATGACGAACTATTGAGTCGTAATAGTGTGTATCAAGACATGGTTAAACGCCAAGAACTTGAACACGTGGTTGAGGGGGTTTAA
- a CDS encoding SHOCT-like domain-containing protein, with product MSEKLRILEMVKDGIISIEEADRLLRALDQSKEKDNSVEVIVPKYKVDPKNLSLKIRILSADGDKVNVNLPLKFAKAAFKSGSFKMSGVDQDIMNQIDIDQIIQMAEEGQLGELVDITSADGDIVKIVVE from the coding sequence ATGAGTGAAAAATTAAGAATATTAGAAATGGTTAAAGATGGTATTATTTCGATTGAGGAAGCCGATCGCTTACTTCGTGCACTTGATCAATCAAAAGAAAAAGATAACAGCGTCGAAGTGATTGTACCGAAATACAAGGTCGATCCAAAAAACTTGTCACTAAAAATTCGAATTCTATCTGCTGATGGTGACAAAGTCAACGTAAACTTACCATTGAAGTTTGCAAAAGCAGCATTTAAATCAGGTAGTTTTAAGATGAGTGGTGTCGATCAAGACATTATGAATCAAATTGACATAGATCAAATCATTCAAATGGCAGAAGAAGGTCAATTAGGTGAATTAGTCGATATCACATCTGCGGATGGCGATATTGTTAAAATTGTGGTAGAATAG
- a CDS encoding DUF2089 domain-containing protein, which translates to MKDITKAFDLCGVDLVVTEVRSKNSEVIIRGQFQLSKFDYLSKEHQYFIEVFIKNQGNIKMIEKELGISYPTVKKTLDEVSTAMGYKVDQKSQELEEKRSEIIEQIRTGAISIEKAEELLKKLK; encoded by the coding sequence ATGAAAGATATTACAAAAGCATTTGATTTGTGTGGTGTCGACTTAGTGGTCACCGAAGTCAGAAGTAAAAATAGTGAGGTAATTATCCGAGGACAGTTTCAATTATCCAAATTTGACTACTTATCTAAGGAACACCAGTATTTTATTGAGGTGTTTATAAAAAATCAAGGCAACATTAAAATGATTGAAAAAGAACTAGGGATATCTTATCCAACCGTGAAAAAGACACTCGATGAAGTTTCAACCGCGATGGGTTATAAAGTCGACCAAAAATCGCAAGAACTTGAAGAAAAAAGAAGTGAGATTATCGAACAAATTAGAACCGGTGCAATTTCAATTGAAAAAGCAGAAGAACTACTCAAAAAATTAAAATAA
- the pepT gene encoding peptidase T → MTVLERLLTYVSIDTQSDPTCDLCPSTEKQKDLGRLLVTELEAMGLNAFMDAHGYVYTKIESNLDYEVDAIGFVAHMDTSFDAPGANVKPRVINNYDGSVIKLNKELSMDPKHFTVLNRVIGQDLVVTDGNTLLGADDKAGVAEIMQLCEFLTTNKEFKHGDVYIGFTPDEEIGRGADLFDLDYFKAKYAYTADGSEVGGIEYENFNAATANIKFIGKSIHPGSAKNKLINAMHIAFEFNQQLPVFLNPAYTEGYEGFNHLSHMEGSVEEAKLQYIIRNHDKEKFESQKRDFEQITTYLNQKYGYEAVNLTITDSYFNMYEILKNDMSPIEIAKEAITNSGVTPYSLAIRGGTDGARLTFMGLPCPNLGTGGYNFHGRYEFASVNQMEKAVEILIEICRLVTIK, encoded by the coding sequence ATGACTGTATTAGAACGTTTATTAACTTATGTTTCAATTGATACACAATCGGATCCGACTTGCGATTTATGTCCATCAACAGAAAAACAAAAAGACCTTGGAAGACTTTTAGTGACTGAACTAGAGGCTATGGGTTTAAATGCTTTTATGGATGCGCACGGGTACGTCTATACAAAGATTGAAAGTAACCTAGATTACGAGGTCGACGCCATCGGGTTTGTCGCTCATATGGATACCTCATTTGATGCACCAGGCGCTAACGTAAAACCAAGGGTAATTAATAACTACGATGGTTCTGTGATCAAACTAAACAAAGAATTATCCATGGACCCAAAACATTTTACTGTCTTAAACCGCGTGATCGGACAAGATTTAGTTGTTACCGATGGTAATACTCTACTTGGCGCAGACGACAAAGCAGGTGTTGCTGAAATTATGCAACTTTGTGAGTTCTTAACCACGAACAAAGAGTTTAAACACGGTGATGTCTATATCGGGTTTACCCCAGATGAAGAAATTGGACGTGGTGCTGATCTATTTGACCTTGATTATTTTAAGGCTAAATACGCATACACAGCCGATGGCAGTGAAGTCGGCGGGATTGAGTATGAAAACTTCAATGCCGCAACCGCCAACATTAAATTCATCGGTAAATCAATCCATCCAGGCAGTGCTAAAAACAAATTAATTAATGCCATGCACATCGCTTTTGAATTCAACCAACAATTACCAGTGTTCTTAAACCCGGCTTATACCGAAGGTTATGAAGGTTTTAACCATCTGTCACACATGGAAGGTTCGGTTGAGGAGGCTAAGCTTCAATACATCATCCGTAATCATGACAAAGAAAAATTCGAAAGTCAAAAAAGAGATTTCGAACAAATCACAACGTATTTGAATCAAAAATATGGCTACGAAGCCGTCAACTTAACCATCACAGACTCATACTTTAATATGTATGAAATTCTTAAAAATGACATGAGTCCAATTGAGATTGCTAAAGAAGCAATCACAAACAGTGGTGTTACCCCTTATAGTTTAGCCATCCGAGGTGGAACTGATGGGGCAAGATTAACTTTCATGGGACTTCCATGCCCGAATTTGGGTACAGGTGGTTATAATTTCCATGGCAGATACGAGTTTGCCTCAGTTAATCAAATGGAAAAAGCCGTTGAAATACTAATCGAGATTTGCCGCCTAGTTACAATCAAATAA
- a CDS encoding tetratricopeptide repeat protein translates to MNEQQNKFYDALGKLNLNVSNKDVIEAKQQLEALAYSGYADAYYFLGRSYAVGEFYQMDVVKAKQMYEEGMKIGSLKSFYGYALLHTTGHGVLKDERLAKDYFEAGYHGLVEEANEGDPISLYIVGCYYYYGFYVKRYVATAIEYLTKSADLGYSEAQFLLGSIYEQLSDEFPRYRETFDYYSKAAMQGHPYAQYGLSLMYITGEAVKKDYFEAKKWLELAVEQNHYLAAYTLGMLYYEGELGKINYEQAFKYFLTSADQGYKEAQYYVGLMYKNGQGVNKDLEEAITYLSLAANQNDMNAQYVLGILYFQYKGRPHFDKSFLWLTKASDQKHPYAQYNLGVMYQNGDYVEQNYEKASVLYRQAAEKNVVGAMYNLGMLYMKGLGVKKSESTAKHWWKKAADQGHEPSKMYLESIDNFYKSKENQNVGK, encoded by the coding sequence ATGAATGAACAACAAAATAAATTTTACGACGCGTTAGGAAAATTAAATTTAAACGTATCAAATAAAGACGTAATTGAAGCCAAACAACAACTAGAAGCGCTTGCCTACTCGGGGTATGCCGATGCCTATTATTTTTTAGGCCGTTCTTATGCGGTTGGTGAGTTTTATCAAATGGATGTGGTAAAAGCAAAACAAATGTATGAAGAAGGCATGAAAATCGGGTCTTTAAAATCATTTTATGGTTATGCGTTACTGCACACCACGGGGCATGGCGTTTTAAAAGACGAACGACTAGCGAAAGACTACTTTGAAGCGGGGTATCATGGCCTAGTAGAAGAAGCCAACGAAGGCGATCCGATTAGCTTATACATTGTGGGCTGTTATTACTATTATGGGTTTTATGTTAAACGCTACGTTGCCACGGCAATTGAGTACTTAACAAAATCGGCAGACTTGGGTTACAGTGAAGCTCAATTTCTACTTGGTTCGATCTATGAACAGTTAAGCGATGAATTTCCTAGATACAGAGAAACGTTTGACTATTATTCAAAGGCAGCCATGCAAGGACATCCTTACGCACAGTATGGTTTGTCTTTAATGTATATTACTGGTGAAGCGGTTAAGAAAGATTACTTTGAGGCGAAAAAGTGGCTAGAACTCGCCGTAGAACAAAATCACTATCTTGCGGCTTACACACTTGGTATGCTTTATTATGAAGGTGAACTCGGTAAAATCAATTACGAACAAGCGTTTAAATATTTCTTAACTAGTGCTGATCAAGGCTATAAAGAAGCGCAGTATTACGTTGGCCTTATGTATAAAAATGGACAAGGCGTTAATAAAGATTTAGAAGAAGCCATCACGTATTTAAGCCTTGCGGCTAATCAAAATGACATGAACGCACAATACGTCTTAGGTATCCTCTATTTTCAATATAAAGGTCGACCACACTTTGATAAATCCTTCCTATGGCTTACCAAAGCCTCAGATCAAAAGCACCCATACGCACAGTACAACCTAGGTGTCATGTACCAAAATGGGGATTACGTTGAACAAAATTATGAAAAAGCATCGGTTCTGTACCGCCAAGCAGCGGAAAAAAACGTTGTTGGAGCGATGTATAATCTAGGCATGCTCTATATGAAAGGCCTAGGTGTCAAAAAGAGCGAATCAACGGCTAAGCATTGGTGGAAAAAAGCAGCTGATCAAGGACATGAACCATCAAAAATGTATTTAGAATCAATCGATAATTTTTATAAGTCAAAAGAAAACCAAAACGTGGGTAAATAA